The Victivallis lenta region CGGTTTCCGCTGCGTCGTCTGCCGGGCCGGCTGCTTCTGCACCGGCTTTTTCACGACCGGCGGCTTCGGCGTCGGTTTCCGCACGACCGGCGGTTTGGGGCTCGGCTTCTTCACCGCCGGTTTCGGGACCGGCGGCGGCTCGGGCGGTTTCGGGGACGGCGGCACGGGTTTCGGCGGCTCCGGAGCCGGCGGTTCGGGCGCCGGCGGTTCCGGCGGACCCGGATTCGGCGACGGACGCAGCCGCGACGGCGGCCCGACCTCTTCTCCGGTCGAAAGCGGCCCGACCAGCTTCACCTTGAACGCACTCTCCTGCGGAGTGAGCCAGTTCCGGTAAAGCACATAGCCGAGCGGCCCGAAGATCACGAGGCAGTGGATGGCGACAACCTGCGCTCCGATCGAAAAACGGAGCTTGTGCGATGTCAGCGGCTGCGGCTCCTGCGGCCGCAGCGGCGGGGCGACCGGATTCTGTCTCATTTACTTGCCCTCCGCTTGTGTGACCAGTGAAACATCCTGAAAACCGGCGCGGCGAATCA contains the following coding sequences:
- a CDS encoding TonB family protein, translated to MRQNPVAPPLRPQEPQPLTSHKLRFSIGAQVVAIHCLVIFGPLGYVLYRNWLTPQESAFKVKLVGPLSTGEEVGPPSRLRPSPNPGPPEPPAPEPPAPEPPKPVPPSPKPPEPPPVPKPAVKKPSPKPPVVRKPTPKPPVVKKPVQKQPARQTTQRKPATQQRPRQLSAAEQVALARRNATKYGDGGGSNTNMAVPIGNADRAQTYGKQNNGTPGGGAKGEDERYWSRLGNYIKMRWSEPPGSLLGDARPQVTIQLAIAGDGRVTDARIIRRSGNRSMDESVQRMLANLDRVPAPSNGSTSIQMILRTQD